The Zalophus californianus isolate mZalCal1 chromosome 8, mZalCal1.pri.v2, whole genome shotgun sequence genome has a segment encoding these proteins:
- the IL1R1 gene encoding interleukin-1 receptor type 1 isoform X8, translating to MENMKVLLRLVCFIAVLISSLEADICEERAEQVILVSSAYEIDVRSCLLNPNEKKGPIIWYKNDSKTPISMEVASRIHQHEDKLWFVPAKVEDSGYYYCTIRNSTYCLKIKITTKFVQHEPNLCYNREAIFTQRLPVAADGQLVCPYMEFFKDEKNELPKIEWHKDCKPLLLDNINFTGVTDRLIIANVTAAHNGKYTCGTFYTYLGKQYRITRVIELMTIGSKLQLICNVSGHISDYVYWKWNGSLIQDEDSVLAEEYVPA from the exons GAGAATATGAAAGTGTTACTCAGGCTTGTTTGTTTCATAGCTGTattgatttcttctctggaaGCCG acATATGTGAGGAACGTGCAGAACAAGTAATTTTAGTTTCATCTGCATATGAAATTGATGTTCGTTCATGTCTTCTTAacccaaatgaaaagaaaggccCTATAATTTGGTATAAAAATGACAGCAAGACACCTATATCTATGGAAGTAGCCTCCAGGATTCATCAGCATGAAGATAAACTTTGGTTTGTTCCTGCTAAGGTGGAGGATTCAGGATATTACTATTGCACCATAAG GAATTCAACTTACTgcctcaaaattaaaataactactAAGTTTGTACAGCATGAACCTAACTTGTGTTACAACAGAGAAGCTATATTTACACAGAGACTACCTGTTGCAGCAGATGGACAACTTGTGTGTCCTTACATGgagttttttaaagatgaaaaaaatgagttacCCAAAATAGAGTGGCATAAG GATTGCAAACCTCTACTTCTTGACAATATAAACTTTACGGGAGTGACAGATAGACTCATCATAGCAAATGTGACTGCAGCACATAATGGGAAATATACTTGTGGAACATTCTACACGTACTTGGGAAAGCAATACCGTATTACCCGGGTTATAGAACTGATGACTATAG GATCCAAGCTACAACTGATCTGCAATGTCAGTGGCCACATTAGTGACTATGTCTACTGGAAGTGGAACGGCTCATTAATTCAGGACGAGGACTCCGTGCTGGCAGAGGAATATGTACC TGCCTGA
- the IL1R1 gene encoding interleukin-1 receptor type 1 isoform X6 has protein sequence MENMKVLLRLVCFIAVLISSLEADICEERAEQVILVSSAYEIDVRSCLLNPNEKKGPIIWYKNDSKTPISMEVASRIHQHEDKLWFVPAKVEDSGYYYCTIRNSTYCLKIKITTKFVQHEPNLCYNREAIFTQRLPVAADGQLVCPYMEFFKDEKNELPKIEWHKDCKPLLLDNINFTGVTDRLIIANVTAAHNGKYTCGTFYTYLGKQYRITRVIELMTIEEYKPLRPVIVSPANETMEAGLVLKIVLLSCGVQDGIEDWHLTSLRHLVM, from the exons GAGAATATGAAAGTGTTACTCAGGCTTGTTTGTTTCATAGCTGTattgatttcttctctggaaGCCG acATATGTGAGGAACGTGCAGAACAAGTAATTTTAGTTTCATCTGCATATGAAATTGATGTTCGTTCATGTCTTCTTAacccaaatgaaaagaaaggccCTATAATTTGGTATAAAAATGACAGCAAGACACCTATATCTATGGAAGTAGCCTCCAGGATTCATCAGCATGAAGATAAACTTTGGTTTGTTCCTGCTAAGGTGGAGGATTCAGGATATTACTATTGCACCATAAG GAATTCAACTTACTgcctcaaaattaaaataactactAAGTTTGTACAGCATGAACCTAACTTGTGTTACAACAGAGAAGCTATATTTACACAGAGACTACCTGTTGCAGCAGATGGACAACTTGTGTGTCCTTACATGgagttttttaaagatgaaaaaaatgagttacCCAAAATAGAGTGGCATAAG GATTGCAAACCTCTACTTCTTGACAATATAAACTTTACGGGAGTGACAGATAGACTCATCATAGCAAATGTGACTGCAGCACATAATGGGAAATATACTTGTGGAACATTCTACACGTACTTGGGAAAGCAATACCGTATTACCCGGGTTATAGAACTGATGACTATAG AAGAATACAAGCCCCTGAGGCCTGTAATTGTGAGTCCAGCTAATGAGACCATGGAAGCAGGTCTGG ttttaaaaatagttcttttgtcATGTGGCGTTCAAGATGGAATTGAAGACTGGCACCTCACCTCCTTAAGACATCTGGTGATGTGA
- the IL1R1 gene encoding interleukin-1 receptor type 1 isoform X7: MENMKVLLRLVCFIAVLISSLEADICEERAEQVILVSSAYEIDVRSCLLNPNEKKGPIIWYKNDSKTPISMEVASRIHQHEDKLWFVPAKVEDSGYYYCTIRNSTYCLKIKITTKFVQHEPNLCYNREAIFTQRLPVAADGQLVCPYMEFFKDEKNELPKIEWHKDCKPLLLDNINFTGVTDRLIIANVTAAHNGKYTCGTFYTYLGKQYRITRVIELMTIEEYKPLRPVIVSPANETMEAGLGVAEVPSTAVVCCGEEMDL; encoded by the exons GAGAATATGAAAGTGTTACTCAGGCTTGTTTGTTTCATAGCTGTattgatttcttctctggaaGCCG acATATGTGAGGAACGTGCAGAACAAGTAATTTTAGTTTCATCTGCATATGAAATTGATGTTCGTTCATGTCTTCTTAacccaaatgaaaagaaaggccCTATAATTTGGTATAAAAATGACAGCAAGACACCTATATCTATGGAAGTAGCCTCCAGGATTCATCAGCATGAAGATAAACTTTGGTTTGTTCCTGCTAAGGTGGAGGATTCAGGATATTACTATTGCACCATAAG GAATTCAACTTACTgcctcaaaattaaaataactactAAGTTTGTACAGCATGAACCTAACTTGTGTTACAACAGAGAAGCTATATTTACACAGAGACTACCTGTTGCAGCAGATGGACAACTTGTGTGTCCTTACATGgagttttttaaagatgaaaaaaatgagttacCCAAAATAGAGTGGCATAAG GATTGCAAACCTCTACTTCTTGACAATATAAACTTTACGGGAGTGACAGATAGACTCATCATAGCAAATGTGACTGCAGCACATAATGGGAAATATACTTGTGGAACATTCTACACGTACTTGGGAAAGCAATACCGTATTACCCGGGTTATAGAACTGATGACTATAG AAGAATACAAGCCCCTGAGGCCTGTAATTGTGAGTCCAGCTAATGAGACCATGGAAGCAGGTCTGG GTGTAGCGGAAGTCCCTTCAACTGCGGTGGTGTGCTGTGGGGAAGAGATGGATTTGTAA
- the IL1R1 gene encoding interleukin-1 receptor type 1 isoform X1: MENMKVLLRLVCFIAVLISSLEADICEERAEQVILVSSAYEIDVRSCLLNPNEKKGPIIWYKNDSKTPISMEVASRIHQHEDKLWFVPAKVEDSGYYYCTIRNSTYCLKIKITTKFVQHEPNLCYNREAIFTQRLPVAADGQLVCPYMEFFKDEKNELPKIEWHKDCKPLLLDNINFTGVTDRLIIANVTAAHNGKYTCGTFYTYLGKQYRITRVIELMTIEEYKPLRPVIVSPANETMEAGLGSKLQLICNVSGHISDYVYWKWNGSLIQDEDSVLAEEYVPVENPSKRRKNTIITILNISEVESRFYLYPFTCVAKNTEGVNSAYIQLIHPVPDFKKHTIGVFVMLTVIITCSVFIYKIFKVDIVLWYRDSCYDFLPRKASDGKTYDAYILYPKTLGEGSTSNSDIFVFKVLPEVLEEQCGYKLFIYGRDAYVGEDIVEVANENIRKSRRLIIILVPEASGLVCLGNSSEEQIAMYNAFVQDGIKVVLLELEKIQDYEKMPETIKFIKRKHGTIRWSGDFREGSRSAKTRFWKNIRYHMPVQRQPPSSKPQFLSLASGPDSKKTLQREVQVPLG, encoded by the exons GAGAATATGAAAGTGTTACTCAGGCTTGTTTGTTTCATAGCTGTattgatttcttctctggaaGCCG acATATGTGAGGAACGTGCAGAACAAGTAATTTTAGTTTCATCTGCATATGAAATTGATGTTCGTTCATGTCTTCTTAacccaaatgaaaagaaaggccCTATAATTTGGTATAAAAATGACAGCAAGACACCTATATCTATGGAAGTAGCCTCCAGGATTCATCAGCATGAAGATAAACTTTGGTTTGTTCCTGCTAAGGTGGAGGATTCAGGATATTACTATTGCACCATAAG GAATTCAACTTACTgcctcaaaattaaaataactactAAGTTTGTACAGCATGAACCTAACTTGTGTTACAACAGAGAAGCTATATTTACACAGAGACTACCTGTTGCAGCAGATGGACAACTTGTGTGTCCTTACATGgagttttttaaagatgaaaaaaatgagttacCCAAAATAGAGTGGCATAAG GATTGCAAACCTCTACTTCTTGACAATATAAACTTTACGGGAGTGACAGATAGACTCATCATAGCAAATGTGACTGCAGCACATAATGGGAAATATACTTGTGGAACATTCTACACGTACTTGGGAAAGCAATACCGTATTACCCGGGTTATAGAACTGATGACTATAG AAGAATACAAGCCCCTGAGGCCTGTAATTGTGAGTCCAGCTAATGAGACCATGGAAGCAGGTCTGG GATCCAAGCTACAACTGATCTGCAATGTCAGTGGCCACATTAGTGACTATGTCTACTGGAAGTGGAACGGCTCATTAATTCAGGACGAGGACTCCGTGCTGGCAGAGGAATATGTACC AGTGGAAAATccttcaaaaaggagaaagaatacaATCATCACCATTCTTAATATTTCAGAAGTGGAAAGTAGATTTTATCTATATCCATTTACCTGTGTAGCCAAGAATACAGAGGGTGTAAATTCAGCATATATCCAATTAATACATCCAG TGCCTGATTTCAAGAAGCACACAATTGGTGTATTTGTCATGCTAACAGTAATCATTACATGCTCTGTTTTCATCTACAAAATCTTCAAGGTTGACATTGTGCTTTGGTACAGGGATTCTTGCTATGATTTTCTCCCCAGAAAAG CTTCAGATGGAAAGACCTATGATGCATACATACTATATCCAAAGACCCTTGGGGAAGGGTCCACCTCTAACTCAGATATTTTCGTGTTTAAAGTCTTGCCTGAGGTCTTGGAAGAACAGTGTGGATATAAACTGTTCATTTATGGAAGGGATGCCTATGTTGGGGAAG ACATTGTTGAGGTCGCTaatgaaaacataaggaaaagcaGAAGACTGATTATCATTTTGGTCCCAGAAGCATCAGGATTGGTCTGCCTGGGGAATTCATCTGAAGAGCAGATAGCAATGTACAATGCTTTCGTTCAGGATGGAATTAAAGTTGTCCTGCTCGAACTGGAGAAAATCCAAGACTATGAGAAAATGCCAGAAACCATTAAATTCATTAAGCGGAAACATGGGACCATACGCTGGTCAGGGGACTTTAGAGAGGGATCGAGGTCTGCAAAGACAAGGTTCTGGAAGAACATCAGATACCACATGCCAGTCCAGCGACAGCCCCCTTCATCCAAACCCCAGTTTCTGTCCTTGGCCTCAGGGCCAGACTCTAAGAAAACGCTGCAGAGGGAGGTGCAGGTGCCTCTCGGGTAG
- the IL1R1 gene encoding interleukin-1 receptor type 1 isoform X3 gives MENMKVLLRLVCFIAVLISSLEADICEERAEQVILVSSAYEIDVRSCLLNPNEKKGPIIWYKNDSKTPISMEVASRIHQHEDKLWFVPAKVEDSGYYYCTIRNSTYCLKIKITTKFVQHEPNLCYNREAIFTQRLPVAADGQLVCPYMEFFKDEKNELPKIEWHKDCKPLLLDNINFTGVTDRLIIANVTAAHNGKYTCGTFYTYLGKQYRITRVIELMTIGSKLQLICNVSGHISDYVYWKWNGSLIQDEDSVLAEEYVPVENPSKRRKNTIITILNISEVESRFYLYPFTCVAKNTEGVNSAYIQLIHPVPDFKKHTIGVFVMLTVIITCSVFIYKIFKVDIVLWYRDSCYDFLPRKASDGKTYDAYILYPKTLGEGSTSNSDIFVFKVLPEVLEEQCGYKLFIYGRDAYVGEDIVEVANENIRKSRRLIIILVPEASGLVCLGNSSEEQIAMYNAFVQDGIKVVLLELEKIQDYEKMPETIKFIKRKHGTIRWSGDFREGSRSAKTRFWKNIRYHMPVQRQPPSSKPQFLSLASGPDSKKTLQREVQVPLG, from the exons GAGAATATGAAAGTGTTACTCAGGCTTGTTTGTTTCATAGCTGTattgatttcttctctggaaGCCG acATATGTGAGGAACGTGCAGAACAAGTAATTTTAGTTTCATCTGCATATGAAATTGATGTTCGTTCATGTCTTCTTAacccaaatgaaaagaaaggccCTATAATTTGGTATAAAAATGACAGCAAGACACCTATATCTATGGAAGTAGCCTCCAGGATTCATCAGCATGAAGATAAACTTTGGTTTGTTCCTGCTAAGGTGGAGGATTCAGGATATTACTATTGCACCATAAG GAATTCAACTTACTgcctcaaaattaaaataactactAAGTTTGTACAGCATGAACCTAACTTGTGTTACAACAGAGAAGCTATATTTACACAGAGACTACCTGTTGCAGCAGATGGACAACTTGTGTGTCCTTACATGgagttttttaaagatgaaaaaaatgagttacCCAAAATAGAGTGGCATAAG GATTGCAAACCTCTACTTCTTGACAATATAAACTTTACGGGAGTGACAGATAGACTCATCATAGCAAATGTGACTGCAGCACATAATGGGAAATATACTTGTGGAACATTCTACACGTACTTGGGAAAGCAATACCGTATTACCCGGGTTATAGAACTGATGACTATAG GATCCAAGCTACAACTGATCTGCAATGTCAGTGGCCACATTAGTGACTATGTCTACTGGAAGTGGAACGGCTCATTAATTCAGGACGAGGACTCCGTGCTGGCAGAGGAATATGTACC AGTGGAAAATccttcaaaaaggagaaagaatacaATCATCACCATTCTTAATATTTCAGAAGTGGAAAGTAGATTTTATCTATATCCATTTACCTGTGTAGCCAAGAATACAGAGGGTGTAAATTCAGCATATATCCAATTAATACATCCAG TGCCTGATTTCAAGAAGCACACAATTGGTGTATTTGTCATGCTAACAGTAATCATTACATGCTCTGTTTTCATCTACAAAATCTTCAAGGTTGACATTGTGCTTTGGTACAGGGATTCTTGCTATGATTTTCTCCCCAGAAAAG CTTCAGATGGAAAGACCTATGATGCATACATACTATATCCAAAGACCCTTGGGGAAGGGTCCACCTCTAACTCAGATATTTTCGTGTTTAAAGTCTTGCCTGAGGTCTTGGAAGAACAGTGTGGATATAAACTGTTCATTTATGGAAGGGATGCCTATGTTGGGGAAG ACATTGTTGAGGTCGCTaatgaaaacataaggaaaagcaGAAGACTGATTATCATTTTGGTCCCAGAAGCATCAGGATTGGTCTGCCTGGGGAATTCATCTGAAGAGCAGATAGCAATGTACAATGCTTTCGTTCAGGATGGAATTAAAGTTGTCCTGCTCGAACTGGAGAAAATCCAAGACTATGAGAAAATGCCAGAAACCATTAAATTCATTAAGCGGAAACATGGGACCATACGCTGGTCAGGGGACTTTAGAGAGGGATCGAGGTCTGCAAAGACAAGGTTCTGGAAGAACATCAGATACCACATGCCAGTCCAGCGACAGCCCCCTTCATCCAAACCCCAGTTTCTGTCCTTGGCCTCAGGGCCAGACTCTAAGAAAACGCTGCAGAGGGAGGTGCAGGTGCCTCTCGGGTAG
- the IL1R1 gene encoding interleukin-1 receptor type 1 isoform X4, whose amino-acid sequence MENMKVLLRLVCFIAVLISSLEADICEERAEQVILVSSAYEIDVRSCLLNPNEKKGPIIWYKNDSKTPISMEVASRIHQHEDKLWFVPAKVEDSGYYYCTIRNSTYCLKIKITTKFVQHEPNLCYNREAIFTQRLPVAADGQLVCPYMEFFKDEKNELPKIEWHKDCKPLLLDNINFTGVTDRLIIANVTAAHNGKYTCGTFYTYLGKQYRITRVIELMTIEEYKPLRPVIVSPANETMEAGLGQRIADNHSPRELGMEEDVNEVYQEQTPFIRGSFNSLDIIFIFSSFPLNPLLVLKIVLLSCGVQDGIEDWHLTSLRHLVM is encoded by the exons GAGAATATGAAAGTGTTACTCAGGCTTGTTTGTTTCATAGCTGTattgatttcttctctggaaGCCG acATATGTGAGGAACGTGCAGAACAAGTAATTTTAGTTTCATCTGCATATGAAATTGATGTTCGTTCATGTCTTCTTAacccaaatgaaaagaaaggccCTATAATTTGGTATAAAAATGACAGCAAGACACCTATATCTATGGAAGTAGCCTCCAGGATTCATCAGCATGAAGATAAACTTTGGTTTGTTCCTGCTAAGGTGGAGGATTCAGGATATTACTATTGCACCATAAG GAATTCAACTTACTgcctcaaaattaaaataactactAAGTTTGTACAGCATGAACCTAACTTGTGTTACAACAGAGAAGCTATATTTACACAGAGACTACCTGTTGCAGCAGATGGACAACTTGTGTGTCCTTACATGgagttttttaaagatgaaaaaaatgagttacCCAAAATAGAGTGGCATAAG GATTGCAAACCTCTACTTCTTGACAATATAAACTTTACGGGAGTGACAGATAGACTCATCATAGCAAATGTGACTGCAGCACATAATGGGAAATATACTTGTGGAACATTCTACACGTACTTGGGAAAGCAATACCGTATTACCCGGGTTATAGAACTGATGACTATAG AAGAATACAAGCCCCTGAGGCCTGTAATTGTGAGTCCAGCTAATGAGACCATGGAAGCAGGTCTGG GTCAGAGGATTGCTGATAATCACAGTCCTAGGGAGCTGGGAATGGAGGAAGATGTGAATGAAGTTTATCAGGAACAAACCCCCTTTATCAGGGGGTCATTCAACAgcttagatattatttttatcttttcttctttccccctcaatcctcttttagttttaaaaatagttcttttgtcATGTGGCGTTCAAGATGGAATTGAAGACTGGCACCTCACCTCCTTAAGACATCTGGTGATGTGA
- the IL1R1 gene encoding interleukin-1 receptor type 1 isoform X5 has protein sequence MENMKVLLRLVCFIAVLISSLEADICEERAEQVILVSSAYEIDVRSCLLNPNEKKGPIIWYKNDSKTPISMEVASRIHQHEDKLWFVPAKVEDSGYYYCTIRNSTYCLKIKITTKFVQHEPNLCYNREAIFTQRLPVAADGQLVCPYMEFFKDEKNELPKIEWHKDCKPLLLDNINFTGVTDRLIIANVTAAHNGKYTCGTFYTYLGKQYRITRVIELMTIEEYKPLRPVIVSPANETMEAGLGSKLQLICNVSGHISDYVYWKWNGSLIQDEDSVLAEEYVPA, from the exons GAGAATATGAAAGTGTTACTCAGGCTTGTTTGTTTCATAGCTGTattgatttcttctctggaaGCCG acATATGTGAGGAACGTGCAGAACAAGTAATTTTAGTTTCATCTGCATATGAAATTGATGTTCGTTCATGTCTTCTTAacccaaatgaaaagaaaggccCTATAATTTGGTATAAAAATGACAGCAAGACACCTATATCTATGGAAGTAGCCTCCAGGATTCATCAGCATGAAGATAAACTTTGGTTTGTTCCTGCTAAGGTGGAGGATTCAGGATATTACTATTGCACCATAAG GAATTCAACTTACTgcctcaaaattaaaataactactAAGTTTGTACAGCATGAACCTAACTTGTGTTACAACAGAGAAGCTATATTTACACAGAGACTACCTGTTGCAGCAGATGGACAACTTGTGTGTCCTTACATGgagttttttaaagatgaaaaaaatgagttacCCAAAATAGAGTGGCATAAG GATTGCAAACCTCTACTTCTTGACAATATAAACTTTACGGGAGTGACAGATAGACTCATCATAGCAAATGTGACTGCAGCACATAATGGGAAATATACTTGTGGAACATTCTACACGTACTTGGGAAAGCAATACCGTATTACCCGGGTTATAGAACTGATGACTATAG AAGAATACAAGCCCCTGAGGCCTGTAATTGTGAGTCCAGCTAATGAGACCATGGAAGCAGGTCTGG GATCCAAGCTACAACTGATCTGCAATGTCAGTGGCCACATTAGTGACTATGTCTACTGGAAGTGGAACGGCTCATTAATTCAGGACGAGGACTCCGTGCTGGCAGAGGAATATGTACC TGCCTGA
- the IL1R1 gene encoding interleukin-1 receptor type 1 isoform X2 → MKVLLRLVCFIAVLISSLEADICEERAEQVILVSSAYEIDVRSCLLNPNEKKGPIIWYKNDSKTPISMEVASRIHQHEDKLWFVPAKVEDSGYYYCTIRNSTYCLKIKITTKFVQHEPNLCYNREAIFTQRLPVAADGQLVCPYMEFFKDEKNELPKIEWHKDCKPLLLDNINFTGVTDRLIIANVTAAHNGKYTCGTFYTYLGKQYRITRVIELMTIEEYKPLRPVIVSPANETMEAGLGSKLQLICNVSGHISDYVYWKWNGSLIQDEDSVLAEEYVPVENPSKRRKNTIITILNISEVESRFYLYPFTCVAKNTEGVNSAYIQLIHPVPDFKKHTIGVFVMLTVIITCSVFIYKIFKVDIVLWYRDSCYDFLPRKASDGKTYDAYILYPKTLGEGSTSNSDIFVFKVLPEVLEEQCGYKLFIYGRDAYVGEDIVEVANENIRKSRRLIIILVPEASGLVCLGNSSEEQIAMYNAFVQDGIKVVLLELEKIQDYEKMPETIKFIKRKHGTIRWSGDFREGSRSAKTRFWKNIRYHMPVQRQPPSSKPQFLSLASGPDSKKTLQREVQVPLG, encoded by the exons ATGAAAGTGTTACTCAGGCTTGTTTGTTTCATAGCTGTattgatttcttctctggaaGCCG acATATGTGAGGAACGTGCAGAACAAGTAATTTTAGTTTCATCTGCATATGAAATTGATGTTCGTTCATGTCTTCTTAacccaaatgaaaagaaaggccCTATAATTTGGTATAAAAATGACAGCAAGACACCTATATCTATGGAAGTAGCCTCCAGGATTCATCAGCATGAAGATAAACTTTGGTTTGTTCCTGCTAAGGTGGAGGATTCAGGATATTACTATTGCACCATAAG GAATTCAACTTACTgcctcaaaattaaaataactactAAGTTTGTACAGCATGAACCTAACTTGTGTTACAACAGAGAAGCTATATTTACACAGAGACTACCTGTTGCAGCAGATGGACAACTTGTGTGTCCTTACATGgagttttttaaagatgaaaaaaatgagttacCCAAAATAGAGTGGCATAAG GATTGCAAACCTCTACTTCTTGACAATATAAACTTTACGGGAGTGACAGATAGACTCATCATAGCAAATGTGACTGCAGCACATAATGGGAAATATACTTGTGGAACATTCTACACGTACTTGGGAAAGCAATACCGTATTACCCGGGTTATAGAACTGATGACTATAG AAGAATACAAGCCCCTGAGGCCTGTAATTGTGAGTCCAGCTAATGAGACCATGGAAGCAGGTCTGG GATCCAAGCTACAACTGATCTGCAATGTCAGTGGCCACATTAGTGACTATGTCTACTGGAAGTGGAACGGCTCATTAATTCAGGACGAGGACTCCGTGCTGGCAGAGGAATATGTACC AGTGGAAAATccttcaaaaaggagaaagaatacaATCATCACCATTCTTAATATTTCAGAAGTGGAAAGTAGATTTTATCTATATCCATTTACCTGTGTAGCCAAGAATACAGAGGGTGTAAATTCAGCATATATCCAATTAATACATCCAG TGCCTGATTTCAAGAAGCACACAATTGGTGTATTTGTCATGCTAACAGTAATCATTACATGCTCTGTTTTCATCTACAAAATCTTCAAGGTTGACATTGTGCTTTGGTACAGGGATTCTTGCTATGATTTTCTCCCCAGAAAAG CTTCAGATGGAAAGACCTATGATGCATACATACTATATCCAAAGACCCTTGGGGAAGGGTCCACCTCTAACTCAGATATTTTCGTGTTTAAAGTCTTGCCTGAGGTCTTGGAAGAACAGTGTGGATATAAACTGTTCATTTATGGAAGGGATGCCTATGTTGGGGAAG ACATTGTTGAGGTCGCTaatgaaaacataaggaaaagcaGAAGACTGATTATCATTTTGGTCCCAGAAGCATCAGGATTGGTCTGCCTGGGGAATTCATCTGAAGAGCAGATAGCAATGTACAATGCTTTCGTTCAGGATGGAATTAAAGTTGTCCTGCTCGAACTGGAGAAAATCCAAGACTATGAGAAAATGCCAGAAACCATTAAATTCATTAAGCGGAAACATGGGACCATACGCTGGTCAGGGGACTTTAGAGAGGGATCGAGGTCTGCAAAGACAAGGTTCTGGAAGAACATCAGATACCACATGCCAGTCCAGCGACAGCCCCCTTCATCCAAACCCCAGTTTCTGTCCTTGGCCTCAGGGCCAGACTCTAAGAAAACGCTGCAGAGGGAGGTGCAGGTGCCTCTCGGGTAG